A genomic region of Rhodothermia bacterium contains the following coding sequences:
- a CDS encoding SLBB domain-containing protein: protein MHKLFLFITLVVALGTAGYTAAQPRINSPTTVSQSQVSAYIYLAAPNSMITLRTSVTGEVRYPGLYEIEKGWRLDELLAAAGGPTLSQRRLQDTRTTRIRISRETENGRIVIYDELYDNMLLSPEDYPVIQQGDWISVENVVNEGFSKRDLLSVVGLGISAINLIVTLLK from the coding sequence ATGCACAAACTTTTCTTATTCATTACACTTGTAGTTGCATTAGGAACAGCTGGATATACAGCAGCACAACCAAGAATCAACAGCCCTACCACCGTGAGCCAATCTCAGGTTTCTGCATATATTTACCTTGCAGCACCAAACTCGATGATCACATTGCGTACAAGTGTTACGGGTGAAGTCCGTTATCCGGGACTTTACGAGATCGAAAAGGGATGGCGTTTGGATGAACTACTCGCTGCGGCTGGTGGCCCAACCCTGTCTCAACGTCGTCTTCAGGACACCCGCACAACGAGGATTCGGATTTCACGGGAAACAGAGAATGGCCGAATTGTGATCTACGATGAGTTGTATGACAACATGTTGCTCTCTCCCGAAGACTACCCAGTCATTCAGCAAGGGGACTGGATCAGCGTGGAAAATGTTGTTAATGAAGGATTTAGCAAAAGAGACTTACTGAGTGTGGTTGGTTTGGGAATTTCTGCTATTAACCTCATTGTTACCCTCCTGAAATAA
- a CDS encoding DUF1684 domain-containing protein, whose amino-acid sequence MAGCEKTLSPYEQAILQNRFEKDAALKNPQTSVLRPQDIAGFKGLKYFEVNPVYRFMVPMLPTESDRVVRMKERITDKEKAYKAAGQVALKFPEGTHRLLVFKLEEEPPDVYWIPFRDATNGKETYGGGRYLSARKMAGNTLVVDFNEAYNPYCDYNPDYICTLPPAENKLPVGVSVGEKHSGIVSHE is encoded by the coding sequence ATGGCTGGTTGCGAAAAAACGCTAAGCCCTTATGAACAGGCAATTCTGCAAAACCGATTTGAAAAGGATGCTGCTTTGAAGAATCCTCAGACGAGTGTATTAAGGCCGCAGGATATTGCTGGTTTTAAAGGACTCAAGTACTTTGAGGTGAATCCGGTATATCGGTTTATGGTGCCGATGTTGCCAACAGAAAGCGACCGCGTGGTACGTATGAAAGAACGCATTACCGATAAAGAGAAGGCATATAAGGCAGCTGGCCAAGTGGCGCTAAAGTTTCCAGAAGGTACGCACCGGTTATTGGTATTTAAACTGGAAGAAGAACCACCGGATGTCTATTGGATTCCCTTTCGCGATGCCACCAATGGTAAAGAAACTTACGGTGGAGGGCGGTATTTAAGTGCGCGTAAAATGGCTGGTAATACGTTGGTGGTGGATTTTAATGAGGCATATAACCCTTATTGCGATTATAACCCAGACTACATCTGTACCCTTCCACCTGCTGAAAACAAACTTCCGGTTGGTGTATCGGTGGGCGAGAAACATTCTGGCATTGTATCACATGAATAA
- a CDS encoding polysaccharide biosynthesis tyrosine autokinase encodes MSSFSRANEHGLNNGRSAEYQPTVIGSPISDTAPPEQEISLREIIEILMKGRWVILITFLAVLGVVAAYTFMIKPEYEAVTMIKIDTEKSGGGSADMAQLMGFTSANRNINNEIEMLKSRSLSRKVATQILESRSGKGGQSPILEPDDNGRITERAVAARILKNVDVKQVNPDVDLIEVKFTSNSPQEAQFVADTYVRTYQDWRLESTRESVSMARQFLEKQYEQLNETLKGSEQELESFLENKNVVQLDEEARQLVQQANEIKLESDKASVDYEVARAQLNGLQRQLEPNKAGLRNRVSSTADQEIALLKSKIAALQTQREEGLAELNRDPEWRTKANQHQRITDLNAQLNQLIRRLDSVSDQFMQESAATVIGPGSAQDPTGIKEALGYENQLRRQIIEKEIEVSGLSARKNVLGNRLGEYQSRLSTMPGTSIQLAQLQRDREGKTKLYEYVTNKLQEARAAETATVGGIQIVDTADVPMLPVRPNRLLNLFIGAILGLALGIGIVFVRNALDDVIRKPEDLRKRGHSVLGIIPSMERIIRTDFAGKDKIVFDNKNISTSLLSLLNPLSPIAESYRRFRTNVEYSKLDTPIQTLMVTSPAPGDGKTVTALNLAIALAQSGRRTIYIDADLRRPTGHKMIEVPKDPGLVEVLFEVHPFRPEDFYTGIEDLYLLPAGSMVPNPAELLASKKMRDFVLQLRNEFDVIIFDTPPVLAVSDAGLLVNQADAAILVLSAGETTWQGLERSMENMISNTGARLTGVVLNRFDPKTAYGYYSYYNSYDSYYSNYYGYGGYRDATKASQENASAKKL; translated from the coding sequence ATGTCTAGTTTTTCTCGTGCCAATGAACATGGCCTAAACAATGGTCGTTCCGCAGAATATCAACCTACTGTTATAGGCTCACCTATTTCGGATACGGCACCTCCGGAGCAAGAAATCTCCCTACGCGAAATCATTGAAATTTTAATGAAGGGCAGATGGGTTATTCTTATCACCTTCCTTGCCGTCTTGGGCGTTGTTGCCGCTTATACCTTCATGATCAAGCCGGAATACGAAGCCGTAACCATGATCAAAATTGATACGGAAAAGTCTGGGGGCGGCTCTGCAGACATGGCCCAATTGATGGGGTTTACTTCGGCAAACCGTAACATCAATAACGAGATTGAAATGCTAAAATCTCGAAGCCTCTCGCGTAAGGTGGCGACCCAAATCCTTGAAAGCCGCTCTGGGAAAGGAGGCCAAAGCCCCATTTTAGAGCCAGACGATAACGGCCGGATTACTGAAAGAGCGGTTGCTGCTCGAATCCTCAAAAATGTTGACGTAAAACAAGTTAATCCAGACGTTGACCTTATAGAGGTTAAGTTTACCAGTAATTCCCCTCAAGAAGCACAGTTTGTGGCGGATACCTATGTTAGAACGTATCAAGACTGGAGGCTTGAATCCACCCGTGAAAGTGTCTCTATGGCACGTCAGTTCTTGGAAAAACAATATGAGCAGCTCAACGAAACGTTGAAAGGAAGTGAGCAGGAGTTAGAATCCTTCCTTGAAAACAAAAATGTTGTTCAGCTTGATGAAGAAGCACGTCAATTGGTACAACAAGCAAATGAAATCAAATTAGAGTCTGACAAAGCCAGTGTGGACTACGAAGTAGCCCGCGCCCAGTTGAATGGCCTCCAACGCCAATTAGAGCCTAATAAAGCAGGCTTACGGAACCGTGTTTCCTCGACAGCGGATCAAGAAATCGCTCTTTTAAAGTCGAAAATTGCAGCGTTACAAACACAACGTGAAGAAGGATTGGCCGAATTAAATAGAGACCCAGAATGGAGAACTAAGGCCAATCAACATCAAAGAATAACAGATCTTAACGCCCAACTTAACCAACTAATTCGCCGCTTAGACAGTGTATCGGATCAGTTTATGCAAGAAAGTGCGGCTACGGTTATTGGCCCCGGCTCTGCACAAGACCCGACAGGCATTAAAGAGGCATTGGGATATGAAAACCAACTTCGTCGCCAAATCATCGAAAAGGAAATTGAAGTCAGTGGGCTTTCAGCACGCAAAAATGTACTTGGTAACCGATTGGGCGAATATCAATCTCGCCTAAGCACCATGCCGGGTACGTCTATTCAATTAGCGCAACTCCAACGCGACCGCGAAGGTAAAACAAAGCTCTACGAATATGTGACCAATAAATTGCAAGAGGCTCGTGCCGCAGAAACCGCAACGGTTGGTGGCATCCAAATCGTGGATACGGCAGATGTACCCATGTTGCCCGTAAGGCCGAATCGCTTGTTAAACCTCTTCATCGGGGCTATACTGGGATTGGCGCTCGGTATCGGGATTGTCTTTGTACGAAATGCTCTGGACGATGTTATCCGTAAGCCAGAGGACTTGCGGAAGCGCGGACACAGCGTTCTGGGCATTATCCCCTCGATGGAACGCATCATCCGTACTGACTTTGCCGGAAAAGATAAAATTGTTTTCGACAACAAAAACATTAGTACTTCCCTACTATCGTTGCTAAACCCATTATCGCCAATAGCGGAATCTTATCGCCGCTTCCGAACCAACGTGGAGTACAGTAAATTAGATACGCCGATTCAAACGCTTATGGTTACCAGTCCCGCCCCCGGCGATGGTAAAACCGTAACGGCACTCAACTTGGCGATTGCACTTGCACAATCTGGGCGACGAACCATTTACATTGATGCGGATTTGCGCCGACCTACGGGTCACAAGATGATCGAAGTTCCTAAGGATCCGGGATTGGTCGAGGTGTTGTTTGAGGTTCATCCTTTCCGCCCCGAGGATTTCTATACAGGCATCGAGGATTTATACCTTCTACCTGCGGGAAGTATGGTTCCGAATCCGGCGGAGTTGTTGGCTTCAAAAAAAATGAGGGACTTCGTCCTGCAACTGCGAAATGAGTTCGATGTTATTATCTTCGATACGCCGCCTGTACTGGCCGTTTCTGATGCGGGGCTTTTGGTGAATCAAGCAGATGCAGCAATCTTGGTGCTTTCTGCTGGCGAAACTACCTGGCAAGGGTTAGAACGGAGCATGGAAAATATGATATCTAACACTGGCGCACGTCTAACGGGCGTGGTACTTAACCGTTTTGATCCAAAGACCGCATATGGCTACTATTCGTACTATAACAGCTATGATAGTTATTATAGCAACTACTACGGATATGGCGGGTATCGTGACGCTACAAAAGCTAGCCAAGAAAACGCATCTGCAAAAAAACTTTAA
- a CDS encoding glycosyltransferase family 4 protein has product MRILCLYQYYNTPDAPGNIRLFSLLQAIGKAHDVHVITSTYFRNKKKSALFPEAPSGVEVSWLSVGFDNAMGKWERIGSYGRFAWRAFWAGFKEKKKPDLIWGISTPLTVAMVSFFLARYYNVPWVLEVRDLWPDFPIQIKGFRSKSVISFFKWVEKRLYYAAKAVVTSSPDMEKHVKEMLPDGERHKVKTVIHGTNPAMSDTITEEQVTALLRTYEIPDKFLVLYGGKFGRANDTPTILETIKRLAHESDIHFVLCGFGFYEPEVIRAASQYMNLTYIPELAHHEMMVLNKIADLSLVTFIDLPVLAANSPAKFFDSLVAGVPVIVTNPGWTKETVEKEACGWFVPAERPDLLAEQILALKKQPETLAIAGQNGAKLARAHYDRDKLGEDMKQILEKVLEEHHTA; this is encoded by the coding sequence ATGCGCATTTTGTGTCTCTATCAATATTACAATACGCCAGATGCACCGGGCAATATCAGGTTGTTTTCCCTATTACAAGCAATTGGTAAGGCGCATGATGTCCATGTCATTACGTCAACGTATTTCAGAAACAAAAAAAAATCAGCCCTTTTTCCTGAAGCGCCCTCTGGCGTAGAAGTTTCATGGTTGTCCGTTGGCTTTGATAATGCGATGGGTAAGTGGGAGCGAATTGGGTCTTATGGTAGGTTTGCTTGGCGTGCTTTTTGGGCTGGTTTCAAGGAAAAGAAGAAACCAGACTTGATTTGGGGCATTTCGACGCCCCTTACGGTAGCGATGGTTTCCTTCTTTCTAGCGCGGTATTATAACGTTCCTTGGGTTTTAGAAGTAAGAGACTTGTGGCCAGACTTCCCTATTCAGATTAAAGGTTTTCGTTCAAAATCGGTCATTTCTTTCTTCAAGTGGGTCGAAAAACGGCTTTATTATGCTGCTAAAGCCGTTGTAACATCTTCTCCGGATATGGAAAAACATGTTAAAGAGATGTTGCCAGATGGGGAGCGCCATAAAGTCAAGACGGTGATTCATGGTACGAATCCTGCCATGAGCGACACCATTACCGAAGAACAGGTTACGGCATTATTGCGGACTTATGAAATTCCTGATAAGTTCTTGGTGCTTTATGGGGGAAAATTTGGACGTGCAAATGACACGCCTACCATTCTTGAGACCATTAAGCGATTAGCGCATGAGTCGGATATTCATTTTGTACTTTGTGGATTTGGCTTTTATGAGCCAGAGGTCATTAGGGCCGCCTCACAATACATGAACTTGACTTATATTCCTGAATTGGCGCACCACGAGATGATGGTCTTGAATAAAATAGCGGATTTATCCCTTGTTACATTCATAGATTTACCTGTATTGGCGGCCAATTCACCCGCAAAATTTTTTGATAGCTTAGTGGCTGGCGTGCCTGTGATCGTTACCAATCCGGGTTGGACCAAAGAAACTGTTGAAAAAGAAGCCTGTGGGTGGTTTGTCCCAGCGGAGCGTCCAGATCTTTTGGCAGAACAGATATTGGCTTTGAAAAAGCAGCCAGAGACCTTGGCTATTGCAGGTCAAAATGGAGCAAAGTTGGCAAGGGCGCATTATGATCGGGATAAACTCGGCGAGGACATGAAACAAATTTTGGAAAAAGTGCTTGAAGAACACCATACTGCTTAA